The genomic stretch aaagaaatattatacgATTTTCATTTTTagatcaacgatcatcttataatggttaaaaaagcataaaccacttaaaaaagtaaagtaaattttatagaaaaacaatcaaagggtgggagttggagaaaaattaaattggaagaggaaatgacataattaaaatgattatttattgtcatgatggttcaaaaagtaaattgtgaaattttaaagatatttttattcaattatttgtacttatttatttaccattaattatgagagtaggtttttttttttttgttttagaaaattatgagagtaagttttatgtattaATCCTGTTTTGACAAGAagaacacataaacttaaaaacatacgaattagaatttagaaatcatactatttaatatttacttGAAGGTTCattttcgcttccttttattacatgccttgataatagttcatataaaatgaaaaagaaaaatatatgttagagatgattatacttgtgaatacaaaaatacaaattcaaataggttgaccaagaaagtataatagtaaaattacaccacaatatacgtttaataaccattaaaagaaatattataagacttctattttgagatcaataatcatccattacttatcagtgtctaccttacgtttttttacctttaattttacctcagtttcgtgccttttgtatttcttccctttTCAGATTAACCACGTGATGGTttgccttatctgcattcacatacgtttcatggtgctttaaagttatagaaaaaatacattgaccaaaagataaaacatcaacctagcaaaaacttgacaaacgaatcaaaacattgtcacatgtaagtcacttaaattaaaccaactggaaaatatgaattcaaatataaagcaaacgattcataaaaccaacaacataacaaattaaaatatactttattggacacacaacaacaacaacaaccacaacaacaacaacaaccacaacaatactcaacaataatactcgacaataatactcaatataattaatataatcaaataaataaattaaaccataaaatacaatctacaacttagaaactcatgacaaatggggatattttaaataaataaagtgaatagaaacGATTATAGGTATTGTAGGgtttatagtcattacacaaccataaattcccatattttaatttaatttttaatttattttgtggtattattaaattagataattgattgtcgAGAACCTCAATAGATGAATCAAATAGGAcaaaatgttaataaaaattatgggtgttgagtaatataaggagttttaataaatttattaacatattatattacaaaaattaattaaatacgaaaaacttttaattaatttggtgtgtgttaagtattatgaagagttttaatcaatttattaccatgtttaaataaataaaaaaattaagtaAGAAAATCTTAATAATTGTGGGTGTTCAGTAGTATGAAgacgtttaattaatttattaacatgtattattaaaaaaaattaaaaacaatgaATTGAATAggaaaaatgttaataatggtgagtgtttagtaatatgaagaggtttaattaattcgttaacatgttttattacaaaaatttccattaaaatttcaattttaattataaattatgaaatttattaacatgttttattacaaaaaattcaattaaaatgtcaatattaattataaattatgaaatttgatgtaaatttgtaagggttatataaattttggaagacaatatatttaatatacaaaattaatttaagaataatgataatatccttttatattatagatataagtgaattaaattaatttacagataaatgatttaaattaatgtcatgtgataataaattgataatccatgtcacattaaaaatatgcaacatcacatttaaatataCCACGTcatattaaattttaatctaggtgcTTTTTGGATCCTAGGTGGCTTTGTCTAAgtggcgtttatttgtcattttagggtagccttttaattatattttatagatgagttttttttttgtatacaaTAATGTTATACATCTAAAAAAATCTTATTAAAGTATAAGCcacattattaaaaatattattgtTTAAAAGATTGTATAAATAATCACTTATTTTCCATAAAAAAAAGATTCACTTATTGATAATTCTTATTTAAGATCGTCTTAACTTAGGACAACATTCCTATCCGATTCAAATAGAGGTTAACCAAAAGAATATTGCGAGAGGGCTTAAGTTAAAACTGTTTAACTATTAAGCAAGATCAACTAATCACTCATATTCACCCTACCTTTAGAAacaactagattttgtgcccgtgcgatgcacggatAACTAATAATGTTCTATTTTTAAAGAGCTTGTAAAAAATTAATATAAGTAGATAATGGGTTTATTTTGTCCACAATATTATCAAATGCTTAGAAAACTTTTTTATCTATCGATACACCTCGAATCCAATCCAATTAAGAAGATAATTTTTATTCCTCATGAAAAAGATTGATTCCAGCTAtgatttttgtcttatctacaaATGTGGGTAATATTTGAGCCGTCAAAATCTTTTAGAAAACTACATCTCactattttaaaataaaataaaaaactaaaTAATTGATACTATTTAAGCCATAGTTTATTTTAACTTTTACAATCTCAATGATACTCTtgcattatttattttattttattgtgttcTATAACGTTGTCTTATAGATTGATGAGGTTGTATGTCAATAAGGATCATTTGTGCCACTTTTGTGTCCTATTTTGTGTCCCACTTCATTTATATTCTGACACATCACTTGATGCAAGAATAAAATATGTAATATATAGTATAATTAGTTGATGTGTGAGAATATGTATGAAGTGAGACATAGAATGGGACACCAAATGAGACAGAGGATCCTTACTGGTTGTATGTGCGCATGCATAACATTATTTCCTCAAGTCCTCCATGGTTGTTGTTTCTAATTACGTGAATTATTACAATCCTATTACAATTGAAATtgtgatattttttttattttccaaTATCACGAAATCATTAGGTAAGCTGACTAAGTTAGTTGTGCATATATATTTCTAATACATCGCTTAAGGCTTGAACAATTAGGTTGAGATTATGGTCATTGGGTTGAGATTATTATTGTACTATGAGTCAGACTCATATGTTTTGAAAAGAATGATCAACTTGGTGTACATAATCTTCACGATATCATGTACTTATGTTTgggatttttatttcttttgttttcgtTAATCGTTGgtatattttatattttgtcaagATATTTTCATGTGAGACGATCTCACATTCTCATAATAAACGTATATAGTTTATAATATGATTTAATAATATTAGCCTTTATATTAAGTAGTATCATTATTTAATCCAAGGATTATTTCATTAGAGCTCTAACCATAACCAAAGATAATGGCAAAGTGAAAAAGGTCTTTGATGCATCTATATGGACTATCTTTGAATGTGAAGTACCATTTTTATacgaattcgaaaaaaaaatcaaTGATTAGCTTAGTTAATGCTAATTTTATGTAGATAATTCATATAGCAAGTTTTCAATAGTCTGCTTCCTGTAAAATCGAAAGATAACATAATCATAAATTAAACAAACGTATTAAGTACAATTCTAAAAACATAACATATATACCTTTTAATTTCGATTAAAAGATCATAACTAAAATAAATATCTATGCATTTATATCAGTATATGAGATattaagggtccgtttggatacaattttaggagggaaagggaggggagggggagtgaggggaggtgaagggaggggagagaaggggagggcaaatggaatgtgggtgtttggataacaaaaattatgaagggaaatggaaggggaggaaggagggagatgaagaatggatggaggattgaaggatggtggtggtataattagagtccaaataatgttttctttccaaatcttgccacccttggaaaaattataatttgttctataggggggaaaataagtcctctcatttctctccccttccatttcctttctcccatattttttatccaaacaaaagaaattaaatcctccctttccctcccctccccttctctccaattccttcaatccaaacggaccctaaaaGTCAACACAAAAGGAAAAGGAAAGACAAAAGGTTAATGTCAAATTGAAGCTTAGCTTATCACGTATAATTGCGAGTATTTATGCCAAAACTTAAAAGTATGAACGGAATTGAATTGcattaattacaaaataaatatacGACTATCTTGAATCGGGACTCCTTTAATAAGAATCctacattttatacatttagaTCAAATTTTCTGATTTTATATTACTTATCTTGAAAAGATAAGGgtagtttaaatcacttgtatGAAATCTCGCATGTTCGATTTTTCGGTTAGCTACCATATTTGTGTTGATGAGTACCCCCATGTAAGATCGATTCAGACTTTCCTGGAAAAAATAACAATTTAGGAAATTAATATTTAGATTTAGAAAACAATATATTGGCATTTCTAATTAAAAAGAAAGCAGAAATATTAGAGTATCAAGTATGAACAAATCAATTATCAATTAGGAATAAACTAATTAAGAGCAAATtaacaaatcaataataataagaacaatgaCCGGGGAAGCGGGGAAGGGGAGATTTACAAAAGAATAATTCAACTCACAAAACCTAATACGTAACTTATATATACATACACGGGTTAAAGAAGAGTAGTTTGGTTTATGCTTGACTCTTAATGTCAACAGGAGATTAGCAGGTAGTACGTAGCATTGTAGCAATTAAACTACGATTCTAAGATTCTTCATTATCTTTtgttaatatatttacaaatattAAAAGGTTAAATTAGTATTTTTAATAaagtgttttaaaaaagttggagtCTCTCTTGTtacctgaaaaaagcctcttttatatatatctATTGATTGATTAAAATAATTGACAAATTACTTTATCCAACCTTAATTTATACTCTCCCTATCTTAATTATTATACTGTCACTTCTATATTCTTCattaaaaatattttaattaaagtcaAATATATAAATGAGATCGAAAAAATATGTAAATCAATGACCTATGTTACCGTGCAATTGTATATCTAACATAAAAACACTTATTTTACATTTGAATATATTTATTTGTGTGCATTAATCATATCACAAAATCATATCATAAAATGATTGACCAATTTGTTAACAACATCACAATCTCCCTAACCGCACAAAATAAGAACTCAATAGTCCTACCAGACCCTCTAGTATTCTGATCTTGATCTCCTAATCTCTAGCAACCCCCAATCCACTGTCAATATCACATCTCACCAAAAACCAAACTTGCCTCCCACCTCCGCCGTTCCCTCCCAATTTCATTTCCATCCAATAATCCAATCTTTGAGTTAGATATGTCATCAAAGCACTCATTCATAATGAAATTGAAGGCGCATATCTCCAacatatattttatttttgactttTTGCTATTTAACTTTGTAGATCAGATGTTTCGTAATTACTAAAGTTATAAATGAATTATTTTCTGACAAATTTTATCCTCTTTAATTATTTTCTGTTTTTTAAGAATGTTTTTCACTTTCTTTATAATCGTTTTTTTGTTATAGTAAACTCAATTATACATTTAAGAAGCCGTATAAAATAATACGAGCATACATAAAAAGGTATATAGATAATCCATCTTAAATTAGATGTTACAAAATTATAATAGTCTAAGTGTACAACacattttaaacaaaaatttatAAGTGTTGCGTGAAAAATCCGAAGAAATATTACAATTAATTTCCAAAAGAACTTAACTTAAAgagagtgactttaagtccaaaagaacatggcttTATACTCGTAGTAGAGTAATGCAAAAGAACACTTACAATATTGTTATAACGTTTAATCACTAACAACAAATCCGAAGAAATATTACAATTAATTTCCGAAGAAATGAGTACCTTCctgatcatttgtttacttattATCTCATTGTTGTATATTAACAACAAATTCATTATTGAACCAACCTGTCGATCTTAATCTTTGTGCTAAAAACAGAGACAGTCAAATAATCGGAACAAATAGAGTATACTGGTAGATTATTGTACAACATGTCCATCTTGTGCAAGATTTTCCCTAATAGAGAGTGAATATGTGATCCCACAGTGAAATTTTTGGTATTTACCATTGATTCTAGTCTGAACCCCTTGAAACGATCAACAAGTTTCTTCATTTGACAAGTTCATTCAATTGACGAAATTCATGGCAAAATGTTGTATGTgcaatttaaaaaaaatgaaGCCATTTATCTCCGGCATTGAATCGACAAATGTTGGGTCGATTCAAACAAATTATTGTACAATTTAAAGTTATGCGAAATTTTATTTTACATTTGATTTGTAcaacacataatcacataatccaTTTTTACAAAGTCAATCCAAACAAATTATTGTATTAATTCAAATTAAAGCAGACTAAGGCTCTGTTCTTTAGGGCTTAATTTCaattcttataagttcagttcagttcagttcagctccattcaattCAGTTTCGTTCAATTCAGATCAGTTTAGTTCAAGTCAGTTCATTTTATtagaacaataataatattattcttattttatattcttactattatcattattattatattaatctaTTTAACATTTTTATTACTATATTaatatatatttattatatttagtaAATATTActatcttatctatattaatgcaAAAGACAATGTTCAACACAGGATGCGCCACGTCATTCACCCAATTTTTTTTCCTGGGAAATTCAGGTAATGGTAGGTCCCGTTTACGTGGAAAGAGTTTATTTCTTTAAATCGTCTCtgacaaacatgcgacaaattaTGTCATAGAAagtattttatgaaataaatagataGTCGGCAGAAGTAAAAGTAATTTCATATAAACGGAATGAATTAAAAAtcgaaataaatgaaaataattatatataatcggactgaattgcatagttaatgaaataaatagataatcggcagaagtaaaagaaattgcatataaacggaatgaattacaaatcggaataaatgaaagtaactacatataatcggactgaattacatagttaatgaaataaataggTAATCGGAATAAGTAAAAGAAATTGCATATaaacggaatgaattacaaatcagAATAAATGAAAGTATTCACATATAATCGGACTGATTACATAGTtactaataaaattacataattacgtgaATAAATTACATTTACTTACGGGATTGAATAACAAATAATGTGAATATTTTacagaaattaatgaaataattCGTCTTTGCCTTTATGCTTGACGAATATAGGTGTTCATACCTCCAAGAAACTTGGTGATTacggaaaataaataacaattaaTGTCAAATCCCCGAGAACCACTatcatgaaaattttcaatttttagaataatttgcctatgttaaagttgattattaaattatatttgttTTTTCAGGATGttaagttttttatgtatgcaaattttatttacaatagtatattacgttatttcctcttaaaccattgcatgtgaacacgtatttgaaacaagtgtaaacattaattatgtagatcgctgatttagactaactagataattacaacagaaatgcaaaaaaaaaaaaaaaaaaaaaaatacatccaaaaacattaataccggtCCAAATACATAAAACTAGTTGTTTTTAAAGACATTGTCCTCAGAGACGAAGCTACCCTTTGGCCAAATGGGCCATGGCCCAGGTGACCTTTGAAAGTCATATATTATATCATAGAAGATTTGTCAATATTTTCCAGTTGGCATAGTGGTTAAATGTTGTTCATGAGTGAGATATTGGCATGTGTTGAACATCATGTGTTTGACTTGTATGACCCTCATTTTAagctcttttttttaaaaaaaaattgttaatacTCGTTAAATAGTTGGGCCTTTTCTATTCCATGTCATATACTCCGTTATTCATTTATACTCCacctcttaatttaattatttgtttacctttgattaaaatatcccACACATAGAAAAGGCAAATAAATGATTTTGACAAAGGgagtattatattttttttaactttCATTTTCATCAACAACTATTCCTACAGAGCGGGGTACCGTTTACCATTATAAGTGGTCCTTTTTAGTGAATAATTTCATGACTTTAGACGTCTCGCCtaaaaaaattattatttgtAAAATCATCTTGTATAAGGCCTGTTTGTTTCTAATTCTTTTTCATTATATAATAAACTATTGTATGTTAAATTGTTTTATAAAATATTGCAGAAAAAAACAATGTATAATGAAGTAAGTATTTAGTTGTAGGTTAATACAGAGTATAATAATCTAAATACCATACTCGTACTTATGGACAAAGAAAACAATATTGTGCTTACATCGGCCTCGGTAGCTATTTTGTCCTAGATTCGTCCCTAATTGTCCTCCATTTCTCTATATCTTCAAGGGCAGTCATGGCAATTCGGCCCGGCCCTTGGCCTATGATAGTTGATCCTTTTGCAAGCAAAGCCCATTCTTCATGGCTGGTAAATCTTAAAATCTCTTGTAATAGTTTATCAGTAGGATCATTCATTTTTTCGAGTTTATCTTTGGACGCTATCATGCTATTAATTCGTGACCAAAAATATGCTCTACTTGATTCAGGTAAACAATGGCTCAATTTTTCCGTCACGATCACATCCTCCACCTTGCAACCACGGTCTTTGTTGTGGCTATTTCCCACATAAACCATCTCTACATGGACAAACAGATCACATAATACTGAGTGTGACTGCTTTATGAAATTTCGTATCCAGTCTATGTCATCGCTTCCATACATTAAAATGTAACTTCCAGCTCGAATCTGTTTGACAAGAGCTAAAATTAAATGCACATCTTGGTAGAAATAGCTCAATTTTCATATTCCTTTGGTCACAATCATTTATTTTAGTTATGATCACTAACTTCATTTAAGTTTAGTAACATTCCGATTCAAAGTTCAACACAAAAACATCGGAGAGACAGTCTCTCAATatcgttattgagagacctctcacatgatggggtgagggatccactgaatttcttttttccttattatgtctcccactaaattagtgagagacggtctctcatgagacctactggaAGTTCAAATATAAGCATGTTAAAGAATGGAAATGGAACTTACCCATTCATGAATGATTGGATCAATAATATCATTTATAAGAAGTTTAAGGTTCCATGTTTGTTTCTCCCATAGTTGTAGCTCCATTTCACTCGAAAGGCTATCAACAGGTAGATTTTGCCAAATCCTCACCATGAAAATTGCATTTTTGTTGAGCTCCTTTGCTTGGGGACTTGAAACAACAAGGATAGGCCTATCTTTGAAGTACCATTCATTTCTAAAGGCCTCTATTGCGCCGTCTTCAATTAGTGAAGGTTGATGAATAGAGTACCATGGCATCAAATTTTGCATGGTCTCTAGTTGATTTTTGACATCGTCTGAACCTGAGATCGAGTGCTTTATGATGGGTATCCACACAATTACATCTCTTTCAGAGTCAATGGTAACGCGTTTAAGATTTGTTATATCTTCAGAAGCAATGTTTAGCCCTGAAATGAGTAGGAGCACACGTTTCCCATTCAAGACGTCGAGGTTGTCCTGCCATACATATTACATAAAACATTGAGGTTTCAGACCGTAGGGTAAAAAAATAGTCGATACGCAAAATTAAAAATTATTCCGATTTTGCTAACTTGAATTTTTTATAGGTAAAAGACCCTCATAGAGTCATAGGGCTCAATTCATTGTTCGTAAATCAAAAGAAGAAACATTCACAATATGTTATTAACGTTACCGCTTCCGCAACACTTGGTTCAATTATCTCCTCTTCTGAACTGACATCCCTCAACTCTGATCCGTCTACCAGCATCTCATCTATTTGACTCCTTACTTCGGACATCTTAATAAACCTTTACAACCCCTTCAGGTGGCGTCACCCATCCATCTATTTGACTCCTTACCTGGTTCATCATTTTCTCGCGTCTGAAGAGAATAGAACGATATGATAAATTATTATGTGATCTGTTTATCCATGTAGAGATGGTTTATGTGGGAAATAGCCACAACAAACACCGTGGTTGCAAGGTGGAGGATGTGATCATGACGGAAAAATTGAGCCATTGTTTACCTGAATCAAGTAGAGCATATTTTTTGTCACGAATTAATAGCATGATAGCGTCCAAAGAGAAACTCGAAAAAATGAATGATCCTAGTGATAAACTATTACAAGAGATTTTAAGATTTACCAGCCATGAAGAATGGGCTTTGCTTGCAAAAGGATCAACTATCATAGGCCAAGGGCCGGGCCGAATTGCCATGACTGCCCTTGAAGATATAGAGAAATGGAGGACAATCAGAGACGAAGCTAGGACAAAATAGCTACCGAGGCCGATGTAAGCACAATATTGTTTTCTTTGTCCATAAGTACGAGTATGGTATTTAGATtattatactccgtattaaacCTACAACTAAATACTTACTTCATTATACATTGTTTTCTTCTGCAATATTTTATAAAACATTTTAACATACAATAGTTTATTATATAGTGAAAAAGAATTAGAAACAAACAGGCCTTATATAAGATGATTTTacaaataataatttttttaGGCGAGACGTCTAAAGTCATGAAATTATTCACTAAAAAGGACCACTTATAATGGTAAACGGTACCCCGCTCTGTAGGAATAGTTGTTGATGAAAATGaaagttaaaaaaaatataatactcCCTTTGTCAAAATCATTTATTTGCCTTTTCTATGTGagggatattttaatcaaaggaaaacaaataattaaattaagaggtGGAGTATAAATGAATAACGGAGTATATGACATGGAATAGAAAAGGCCCAACTATTTAACGAgtattaacaatttttttttttaaaaaaaaaagagcttAAAATGAGGGTCATGCAAGTCAAACACACGATTTTCAACACATGCCAATATCTCACTCATGAACAACATTTAACCACTATGCCAACTGGAAAATATTGACAAATCTTCTATGATATAATATATGACTTTCAAAGGTCACCTGGGGCATGGCCCATTTGGCCAAAGGGTAGCTTCGTCTCTGAGGACAATGTCTTTAAAAACAACTAGTtttatgtatttgggccggtattaatgtttttggatgtatttttttttttttttgcatttctattgtaattatctagttggtctaaatcagcgatctacataattaatgtttacacttgtttcaaatacgtgttcacatgcaaTGGTTTATGATGGATTGTAACCCGTCCACCACACCAATACTAGTTTAGACTAACTAAAGACCTAAATAGAGTAATAGTTAACAACATCCTATAAACAAGGGGAGAAAGACTATACAATTGACTAAGTAAGTTACACAAAATCAGGAAAGGAAATAGTCAAGAGCTATGGGTTTGTTGCACGTTTAACTTCGAGTCTTCATTGACAGGTTTGTCATGTACATTTGTATCCTTAATACGCTCCCATAAGATGGACGGTCGAAGAGTAAAACCAATCTTGGATGCAAGGAGAAGAAAACGTGCCTTGGACAACGGTTTTGTAAGGGTGTCTGCGATTTGATCATCACCGTTGACATGTTGGATGTGAATGGTGCCTAACTGGACCTGTTCCCGAACAAAATAAAAAGCAATGGCGAGATGTTTCATGCAGGAATGAAAGACGGGATTTGACGAGTAATTAGTGGCACCAAGGTTATCACAAAAAATAGTATGTAGGAGCAGACGACAATGAGATAGCAAGTTCAGACATAAGCGATTTTAACCAAAGTACCTCAGAGGCCGTGTCAGCAATTGCTCGAAACTCGGCTTCAGTAGATGACCGTGACAATGCTCTTTGCTTTATGGATAACCATGAAATAGGATTTTGCCCAAGAAGCAAAACGTAACCAGTAGTGGAGACATAATCTGACCAATCACCGCCGAAATCGGCGTCACAAAAGGCATGAAAATTGAACGAAGCACATCTAAGCAAGTGCATGCCTTGATGAATGCTCCCTTTTAAACGTCTTAATAAACGTTTGAGAGAAGACCAATGGACTGAAGTCGGGTGTGTAAGGAATTGAGCGAGTTTGTTGACTAGAAAAGCAATATCAGACCTTGTTAATGACAGATATTGTAAACTCCCAACAATGGCACGATAATCAGATTCATTCTCAACCTGGTGAGCATCTTGCTTTGTGAGAGGCGGATGAGTTAGCATGGGTGTGGTGGAGGGGTTACAATCCATCATATTGTAGCGATTAAGAACGTCGTTAATATACTTAGATTGATTGAGGTGGAGACCTGAGGATGTTGAGTGACTTCCATCCCGAGAAAATAAGATAGGCAGCCAAGATCCTTTAAAGAAAATCGTGAGGAGATGGCTGCAATAAAACGATTAATTGTTGTAGCATTCGGCCCTGTAAtaataatatcatcaacgtaaacCAAAGCATACAATCGTATGTTAGGACGATTAAGAATGAATAATGACGGATCAGAAATTGAGTTTCGAAAaccaaacaaaataaaataattctTGAGCTTGTTATACCAATCTTGAGgagcttgtttaagaccataaatTGCTTTTTGTAATTTGCAAACATGAGTCTTAAAATCATAGCTAACGAAACCAGGTGGTTGAATCAAATAAACATCCTCATTCAGTGTGCCTTGTAATAATGCATTATTAATATCAACATGTCGAAGTGACCAACCATGGGTGACGGCAAGGGAGAGGATAAGGCGGATGGTGGTGAGTTTAATGACGGGACTGAATGTCTCGGTGTAATCAAGGCTAGGTCTTTGATGAAATCCTTTGGCAACAAGACGCGCTTTGTGTTGCTTTAGACTACCATCGAGGTTATATTTTATGCGAAAAACCCATTTGCAACCAATGGTATTAGAGGCGGATTCAGGTGGGATGAGAGACCAAGTTTGGTTGCGCGATAAGGCATCGTATTCGGCCTGCATCGCAACACGTTGTAAAGGGTCAAGAAGGGCATGTTTGACAGTGGACAGGGTGATGTAAGTAGTGGGTAAGGTAAGAGAGGAGAGCAGTGCCTTTGGATTTGGACGAAGTGGCGGGCTTAGTGTATTAATTAGGTTTGGTTTCCGGATATTGTTAGGTAGGCAGGTAACGGGGCAAAAGAGAGGTAGGGATGTCAGCCGGGCGGGTACAAGTGGGTAccgccccgcacccgccccagttagggcggggatgggtagagctttggctggtggtggggcgggtgcgggtaTGAAATTTTACCCTCCATGGGTAATGGGGTGGGGATGGATTTTGCATCTTACCCGCCTCAAACCCCCTTATCCGCCAATTACTAAAAAAATTATTGCGATTAttaaatttttttaaattttatttagttataattaagatataatgtAAATAATAGCTATTTTATTAAGTTTTTTACTAACTTCTTTTGTGAAAAAGTAAACTTataaagaaaaattcaaaaaaaaatggaaattcaGTTCCGAAAAAAATTATCGAATAAAATTATGGTGTAGCGGGACGGAT from Silene latifolia isolate original U9 population chromosome 5, ASM4854445v1, whole genome shotgun sequence encodes the following:
- the LOC141655191 gene encoding protein SIEVE ELEMENT OCCLUSION B-like, translating into MCNCCCNPDYYFVYRGLDQYLVGIPNPKEYDKLKSLNEDVMLKVSEFKARASKWFTTPRRLSSNSDVVEMMKTVINPEKDLHPLYHSVTKRKDNLDVLNGKRVLLLISGLNIASEDITNLKRVTIDSERDVIVWIPIIKHSISGSDDVKNQLETMQNLMPWYSIHQPSLIEDGAIEAFRNEWYFKDRPILVVSSPQAKELNKNAIFMVRIWQNLPVDSLSSEMELQLWEKQTWNLKLLINDIIDPIIHEWIRAGSYILMYGSDDIDWIRNFIKQSHSVLCDLFVHVEMVYVGNSHNKDRGCKVEDVIVTEKLSHCLPESSRAYFWSRINSMIASKDKLEKMNDPTDKLLQEILRFTSHEEWALLAKGSTIIGQGPGRIAMTALEDIEKWRTIRDESRTK